The DNA region ccctttGCTGACTTCGGTTGGTGTTGCAGCTCGACAAGCTACGAGATGAGATGCACGTCTTGGGCGAGGATACGGACGATTCCGACATCGAAGAGACGCCAGACCACTCCCCCGAACAACCCGTGGATGCTGCAACCGACCATCACTCCTTTATCCTGGGATACCGCTCTTCCGATGTTGACCTGCGCAAGCTTCATCCCCTGCCGTCGCAGATTCCCTTTATGTGGCAGATCTACCAGGAGAACGTCGAGCCACTGCTCAAAATACTGCACATCCCGACCATGGAAAAGCTCATTCGCAACATGCGGCGCAACATCGACGAGTTGACCCCCGGGAACGAGGCCCTCCTGTTTTCCATCTACTATGCCGCCATTACGTCCatggaagacgaagaggcaTGTAGCAAAACCCATACTCCAATTCTCTTTGTTCCGCAACTAGCTACTaacccgcccccccctctctccagGTCGAGAAGAACTTTGGCTCCAAGAAGGAAGCCATGCTGTCGCAGTACCGCTTCGCCCTCGAGCAGGCCCTCGCCAAAGCAAACTTCCTAAACACCTCGGACATGGTGGTGCTGCAGGCCTTCGTCCTGTTCCTGACCTTGGTCCGGCGGGAGGACGACACGCGGTTTTGCTGGACACTGACCGGGTTAGCGATTCGGATCGCCCAGGGACTGGGCATCCACCGGGACGGCACCAACTTCGGCCTCCCGCCCTTCGAGACCGAGATGCGCCGCCGGCTGTGGTGGGCCATCTGCACGCTGGACCTGCGAtccgccgaggagctgggcaGCGACCtcaccatcatcgaccgCTCCTTCGATACGGAGCTGCCCTCCAACGTCAACGATGCCGACATCGAACCGGGCATGACCaaggcgccgacgtcgcggTGGGGCAAGACAGACTGCGCCGTGTCGCTGGTGCGCTACGAGATCTGCACCCTCTCGAGGCGGCTGCACACCGCCGGCtccgccatggccggcgTCTGCCCCCGCGACGCCTCGTCGAGCCTCGAAGACCGCGAGCGCATGCTGATCGAGGTATATGACCGTGTCGAGGAGAAGTTCCTGCAGCACTgcttcaccgacgacgacccccTCTTCTGGATGGCCGCCATGATCGCCCGCGTCATCATGGCCAAGATGAGCCTCGTCATCTACCAGCCGATGCTGTTCCCCGGCAACGGCCACGAGCTCTCCAACGAGGTCCGCGaccgcctcttcctctcggccatcgaggtcgtcgagtACAACTACATCCTCAACACAGACCCGCGCTGCAAGCAGTGGCGCTGGCTCTTCCAGACCTACCGTCAGTGGCACGCCATCGCCTACATCCTCATGGAGGCCGGGAGGCGCCCGTGGTCGGCGACCTCGGAGCGGGGATGGGAGGCCGTCAACAACACGATGCGCTTCGACAGAGACCCGGCCGAGATCTCCAGGATGGCCGACCACATGGCCGTCTGGGTTCCGTTGCGGAAGCTCAGTGCTAAAGCGACGAAGCACCGCGAGGCGGAGATCGTCCGCCTGCGGTCGGACCCGGATGCCGCCCGCCAGCTCGACGTGGACGACCGCATGAACCCCATCCCGGCGAGGCTCGGTCCCGTCCCGGGCATGGAGACCAAGCACGCGCAGATCCGCGCTCGTTGGCGGAACCTCGTGCGCACGGAGGGTTGCAGTCCGGTGCAGGCGGTGCCCGACCGTCGCCTGGGCAGTCAAAAGCAACCCGCACCTTACgcagcatcggcggcggcggcggagacggtgccgccgccgccacttCCTGTTTCTCAGCAAAACCAGCCCGCCCGGGCGCCACCCGCCTCGATGCGCCCGCCGCGGGAGCCCGAGTTCATCGACACGGTCATGATGGCGCGCGGCTTCAACCCCAACCACATCTGGGAATACCTCTACCCGACGGCCGAGTCCATGGCGGCCGACCCGAACAACACGCTCTTCCCGTCCACCGCCTCGCAGGCGCCGGGTTCGTCCCAGTCCATGATGGCCACCGGCGACGCCCAATCGCCGACCACCGTTTCCGCCGCGTGCCTCGACGCGGAGCAGAGGCAGAGACAGCAGGCCATCGCGATGACGTCGCAGCCCACCGTCGCGTCGTCCATCAGCGACAACCAGCCGCCTTGGCTGTGGTCGGACCCGTTCACGTCCATCAACAACGCGTCGACCGACGCGATGGACGTCAACATGGACAACCTGGACGACTTCAACTGGCAGAACTGGCAGGAGAGCATCAAGGGGTTCGAGATGGACCCGGACAACCTGCCCCAGAAGGGAGCGTGGTAGGAAGGAGTGCTGGGGAAAACAataacaataacaacaacaacaacaacaacaagcatCATGTATAGAAAGGGAAAACGGTTTGGATGTCTCCTCTCACGATTAGGGCCTTGGAAGGGCCATGTAATGATACCCACGGGGGAGTAGATTTAATGAATGAAACGACGGATGCAATGTATTTTGAGCACAAGCATAAAGGTACATCTCATAATGGTTCTACCTAGTTGCCATTATGAGTCCGAGTCGATGCACTCGCTTGGACTCATTACAAAGTCCCTCACTCAGATTTCCCACTGCATTCAGTGACTCACTCATGCTTTCTTCACTCTCAACTCCATCCACAATCGAGACATCAACCAAACCCTCCCTCACTCACACAACACCGCTGATCGATTAATCACCAAACAGACCAAAAAAAGATGGACGATCAGGGAATCGAACCCTGGACCTACCGCATGCTAAGCGGTCATTATACCACTAAACCAATCGCCCATGTGGATGATCCAGCCCGGACTTGAACCGGAGACCTTCAGTGAAACTCAGCGACGAGGCCATCCGGGGACGGCCCGACGTTG from Colletotrichum higginsianum IMI 349063 chromosome 4, whole genome shotgun sequence includes:
- a CDS encoding Fungal specific transcription factor domain-containing protein yields the protein MENISPTSQLSNPTTPSHAMNANPHHSPNSPTATHDFPALARHGATSIPPDQPVAMTPSGQPALNPRSCVTCRKRKVRCDKQMPCSNCRRAVIQCIYPAPGRAPRRPRPKDPNAPPKNSSEREVELMKRLRKLEGIVEDLSGQIEVESGVGSNSGRQNSSTGDSPDAFGHDVGGERTGGLQNSSNSNSAVAVAALKDAVAPTKMDTDPDPRRSSDKAPGLSRQFGRLVLHDKGRSSRYVSSAIWSKLNDELDKLRDEMHVLGEDTDDSDIEETPDHSPEQPVDAATDHHSFILGYRSSDVDLRKLHPLPSQIPFMWQIYQENVEPLLKILHIPTMEKLIRNMRRNIDELTPGNEALLFSIYYAAITSMEDEEACSKTHTPILFVEKNFGSKKEAMLSQYRFALEQALAKANFLNTSDMVVLQAFVLFLTLVRREDDTRFCWTLTGLAIRIAQGLGIHRDGTNFGLPPFETEMRRRLWWAICTLDLRSAEELGSDLTIIDRSFDTELPSNVNDADIEPGMTKAPTSRWGKTDCAVSLVRYEICTLSRRLHTAGSAMAGVCPRDASSSLEDRERMLIEVYDRVEEKFLQHCFTDDDPLFWMAAMIARVIMAKMSLVIYQPMLFPGNGHELSNEVRDRLFLSAIEVVEYNYILNTDPRCKQWRWLFQTYRQWHAIAYILMEAGRRPWSATSERGWEAVNNTMRFDRDPAEISRMADHMAVWVPLRKLSAKATKHREAEIVRLRSDPDAARQLDVDDRMNPIPARLGPVPGMETKHAQIRARWRNLVRTEGCSPVQAVPDRRLGSQKQPAPYAASAAAAETVPPPPLPVSQQNQPARAPPASMRPPREPEFIDTVMMARGFNPNHIWEYLYPTAESMAADPNNTLFPSTASQAPGSSQSMMATGDAQSPTTVSAACLDAEQRQRQQAIAMTSQPTVASSISDNQPPWLWSDPFTSINNASTDAMDVNMDNLDDFNWQNWQESIKGFEMDPDNLPQKGAW